CAACAAATTGGAGAAACCGGTAAGCCTTTATTTGGTGAAGCTGGAACCTATGGACTTTTAACTATAATATCTACCCTATCTTGGGGCTTAGGATATTTTGGTATGCCACAGGTATTATTAAAATTTATGGCTATTAGAAATTCAAACGAGCTTACTTTATCAAGAAGAATCGCAACTGTATGGGTTGTCATTTCTCTTACTGCAGCTGTATCAATAGGTCTTATAGGTAGAACATTATTTCCTAATGCTCTTCTAACACAAAGCTTATCTGAAAACGTGTTTATTTTAATGTCTACTGAGTTTTTTGCACCTTTATTTGCGGGAGTTATTATGGCAGGTATACTAGCAGCTACTATTAGCTCATCAGATTCATATTTACTTATTGCTGCCTCAGCTTTTTCAAAAAGTATTTATCAAGGTATTATGAAAAGAAATGCTACTGATAAAACAGTCTTAAATGTAACTAGAATCACTTTAATTTCAATAGCTGTTATTTCAATATTCATTGCTTTAGATGAAAATAGCATTATTTTTACCCTAGTTTCTTTTGCTTGGGCAGGTTTTGGTTCAACTTTTGGACCTACTATGTTATTTTCGCTGTTCTGGAAAAAGACTACAAGAGCCGGCGCCCTTGCAGGCATGTTATCTGGCGGTATTATGGTCTTTATTTGGAAGCTGATTATTAAACCAATGGGAGGAATATTTGGTATTTACGAATTGCTACCAGCTTTTTTAATATCCTGTATTGTTATTGTAATTGTTTCAACTATATCTGAAAAACCACCTCAAGATGTATTAGATGAATTTGAGCGTGTTATAACATATGAAACAATAAATTAAAATCTACACTTGGTTTTATTATATAATTTATACCAACAAAAACGTAAAGTAATAGCTTAATAGAAAACATAGTAGAGGTATAGGATATGAACTAGACCTCTATTTATATTGGATGCGAAGATTTTGTATTTTGCACATATTTATACATAATAGTTTTAAACTACTTTAAAAAAGTATTAGGCTTTGATATTATATAGCTAGGGGTGAGTTTATGCAGCTTATCAACGCTATTTTAGACAATATGCAGGTAAAAGATATTATGAAAAACAAAATATTAAAAGTGAGTAAAACAGATAGTCCTAATGATATTATTAAAAGAATGAAAGAATCTGAAGTGGATTGTGTTGTTATAACAGACAATGATGAAAGAAAAAACAATACTGAATTTCTGATTGATTTTATAGATTTAATTAATATTATACATGAAAATATATCTCTAGATAAATTTTTAGAAAATAATAAATTTACTGAGCTTGAAACTATAAAAACAGATGATACTGTAGGCAAAGTAATTAGCTTGTTTATAAAAGGCTACAATAAGATTATTCCTGTATATGATGATAACAATATTAGAGGGATAATTTGTCCAAAAGATATGATAATTTTTTATAACAACCTACTTAACAAAACACAAGGCTTGTTTGTCAATATATTAGATAATATACATGATGCAATATGTGTGGTTAATAAAGATTTAAATGTATTGGTATGGAATAAAAGCGCTGAAAATCTATACAAAATAGAAAAAGAAAATATATTTAATAGAAATATAAAAGAGATATTTCCAAGTGCTTTATTACCTAGAGTATTAGAAGAAGGCAATACTTACGAGAATATTTTTAATAGTCCTAGAGAAGGTTGCTACAACATAATTAGTGCTAAACCATTACTAGATAATGATGAAATTATAGGAGGGGTAAGCTGTGATAAGGATATCTCTGAATTAATAAGAATATCTGAACTACTGAACAAAACACAGTTAAACCTACAGGTCCTTGAAGATCAAGTTTCAAATTTAAATGAAAGTAGATTTGCCTTTTCTAAAATTATAGGTAATGACAAGAAATTTAGAGAGATTATTGAGTTTAGTAAGAATATTTCAAAGTCTACAATTAATGTGCTTATAACAGGTGAAAGTGGTACTGGTAAAGAAGTGTTTGCAAGAGCTATACATATGGAGAGTGGTCGTAAAGGATACTTTGTTCCAATAAATTGTAGTGCCATACCTGGAGAATTAATGGAAAGTGAACTCTTTGGGTATAAAGGAGGTGCATTTACCGGTTCTTCTAGAGAAGGAAAAGCTGGTAAATTTGAGCTTGCACATAAAGGAACTATATTTTTAGATGAAATTGGAGATATGCCTTTAAATATGCAACCTAAAATATTAAGAGTAATTGAGGATGGCATAATAACTAGAATTGGTAGCGAAAACTCTGTTAAAATAGATGTACGAATAATCGCTGCAACAAATAAGGATTTA
This sequence is a window from Proteiniborus ethanoligenes. Protein-coding genes within it:
- a CDS encoding sigma 54-interacting transcriptional regulator; translated protein: MQLINAILDNMQVKDIMKNKILKVSKTDSPNDIIKRMKESEVDCVVITDNDERKNNTEFLIDFIDLINIIHENISLDKFLENNKFTELETIKTDDTVGKVISLFIKGYNKIIPVYDDNNIRGIICPKDMIIFYNNLLNKTQGLFVNILDNIHDAICVVNKDLNVLVWNKSAENLYKIEKENIFNRNIKEIFPSALLPRVLEEGNTYENIFNSPREGCYNIISAKPLLDNDEIIGGVSCDKDISELIRISELLNKTQLNLQVLEDQVSNLNESRFAFSKIIGNDKKFREIIEFSKNISKSTINVLITGESGTGKEVFARAIHMESGRKGYFVPINCSAIPGELMESELFGYKGGAFTGSSREGKAGKFELAHKGTIFLDEIGDMPLNMQPKILRVIEDGIITRIGSENSVKIDVRIIAATNKDLRKLMNEGLFRKDLYYRLNSVIIDLPPLRKRKLDVPLLANEFIKEFCISYGTNIIELPQDTMEILINHEWEGNIRELRNLIERIVILSKHNKFDISYLPNDLTAQNWDILSTLRQNSTGLNDKMNNKEKELILNALNNSNYNKKKAAEFLNIPRSTLYFKMKKHNIEA
- a CDS encoding sodium/proline symporter, which translates into the protein MLLYMSVIIGIGVYYAKQASESSENYLIGGRSLGPWVVAMGAEASDMSGWLLMGLPGVAYWFGLSDAMWTAIGLGIGTYLNWLFVAKRLRRYSTIAGDSITIPDFISNRFKEEKKVLSTIAAIFILIFFTVYAASCFVTVGKLFSTLFGIKYIYMMIAGALFVVLYTFIGGFLAESASDFMQGVIMIFALVAVLVTGITIAGGIPAIVENIKGIPGFFDFFGIAQPKLIDGVQQIGETGKPLFGEAGTYGLLTIISTLSWGLGYFGMPQVLLKFMAIRNSNELTLSRRIATVWVVISLTAAVSIGLIGRTLFPNALLTQSLSENVFILMSTEFFAPLFAGVIMAGILAATISSSDSYLLIAASAFSKSIYQGIMKRNATDKTVLNVTRITLISIAVISIFIALDENSIIFTLVSFAWAGFGSTFGPTMLFSLFWKKTTRAGALAGMLSGGIMVFIWKLIIKPMGGIFGIYELLPAFLISCIVIVIVSTISEKPPQDVLDEFERVITYETIN